Sequence from the Acropora muricata isolate sample 2 chromosome 10, ASM3666990v1, whole genome shotgun sequence genome:
ATGGTTATTGTAATGTTTAGTGGACTACTTATTTTGTGAAAACCTTCTTGGTAAAAACCAACGCTAATACAGTTCGTCCCCAAAAGCACCTTTCCAGTACTCGCCCAAATTTAGTCATTTTCTCATAATTTTTTCACTGATTTATCGTGATTGACAACTTTCATTTTATAGTTTATCTgcagttttcagttttcaagtTAGATTTTCGTGCTGTCGTGTGTTGGTTAACCGTTTGCTGATTCGTTTTCATGTGTGCGTGTGCGTGTACGTGTGGGTTTTGTTGGGTGAGGGAGTCTGTGTTTTAAAACGACTTGACTGAAGATTGTGTCAGAGACATCAAATAAATTTACTGGATTGGCTGGACCAACCGATTCCCGACCGGAGTTAGCCTGTGATTTTGTTATCACACtaaattaatttttgcatttaGACATCAACGAATGCATTCAATACAGAGCTTATGGAATGTCTGACTTTACCAACAACATCCGAGCAGACCTTGGAAACCTCTGCCACGTGAAAGCCACGTGCTACAACACCATTGGGTCGTTTCACTGCAAGTGCAATTCAGGTTACTATGGCGACGGAAAGTACTGTGTGTCCAAGAAATATAAAATGGCTAAGGCTCTATTTAGAAGTAAGTGAAAGGGAAGACGAACGAAACGTAAAATGATTTACCTGACAAATACGAGAAAGTAGTGAGTGAAGATAGGACTTACGctagaataattttttttctctctgatTTAGAGCCAGATGTAGCCTCCAACGTAGTTAATTTTATGGGGTTTGTCTCCTAAAAGCCACCACGTGGCAGACACATTTATCTGGTTAGCCGAAGTCAAAACTACATCTAATACAAAACAGTAATAGTATTTGTTGTGTTTACTTACTGCCATAAGTTATTATCAGTTCTCGATATCGCACATGCGAGTACACTCGGACACACTTTGAAACAAAGTCCATCCAGAAAATGAAGAAGGCGGTATAATTGGAGAGGTATTGCCTTCGTTCGCGCATCATGCAACTTTCCTTAGTCTTTGAGGTGTCGGTGAAGTAATACTGAACTCTTTAATTCTACTTCCCTTTCAACTTTTATAGGTAAGACGAAGATCTCAGCCTATACTTGCGGAACTTTAGGAGACACTAACTCTGGAAATTCTACGCGCATAAGACGCATTGTTGGTGGCAAAGTGTCATCTCATGGATCCTGGCCTTGGGTTGTCGCTATATCCTACAACAACAAAAGTAAGAATAAGGGGGGAACTAAAATGTGGTTCACAAAGTAAGATTTTATTCGTGTTAACCCAGCGAAACTAAGAAACAACGTGCTTCTTGCAAATTGTGGCAGAGATACTCAGCTGACCGGATTGAATCTTGCCCCCAACCAACATTCACGGTCTTGAAATAATTGACGTTAGGGTCCCTCTATTGTGTTAATTAGAAAAAGCTCAGACTTTTAGAAACCTGGCTAAGGATCCATTTCGTaacctttgttgttgttgtttttgttgttatctTATGGTGCTGAGGGTTGTCCACAGTTGATTCACAACGGGAGGGTACCAATTGTCCAGGTGATTTCCGGAACAAATAAAAAGCACTACGGTTCTGCAAAAAACGTCTACGGTTTAACCAAGCTAAGAGAAATGCTGAAAATAAATTTCATAGTAGGGATACAGAACGCTGCAAAAGATATCGGGTAGGCTCACGCTATATGATTAAATCAGAGGGATTCCGTAACATTGCCACCAAGTTCAGCATCGACTAATTGGATTTTATTTGATCTTGCTGGGCATTCTTGCTTGTAGTGACCTAATCCTTATCTGCAAGTTAAGGGCTCTGGGATAATGTAAACTACCGTGAGTGTATAATTCGGGATATTAAGAGTATTTAGAGACTTATTTCAGGCATAGCATGCTTAGTACTTAGTAACATTTTAGTGCTGCTTGACGAGTTTGGAGGTAGTTATAACATTCCACGCATAATAACTCATTAAGCAACATTAGTGCGAATAAGATCTTTAACTTTGCGACTATCTGACGCCATTCACGCTTGCGAGGAAAGAATACGCTTCCCAAAGGAGACATAAATGCACGTCTTCTCCAAACCTTGGTGGTACTCAACTAACCTAAAGAATAGCTACGGTGGCTTGTTACGAGCGCATCAGAAAAGTGCAGCTGTCAAATCTTAGTATTAATCTAGGTGCACTATAGAGCAGAAAATGAGTTTCAAAACAATGACAAATGAGACACATCCTCTACTATTTCCTTGTCTCTAAGTAATATTAACACAATATTGTTTCTTCGTAAAATAACTCTTAGGTGTTGTATTTTAGGAAGAGGCTCTTACCTTTTTAATGGAGCACTTATCAAGCCTGGATGGGTGCTGACAGTAGCCAACGTACTTCCTGGCGCGAGCAAACTTCAAGTAGTACTAGGTACGAGTTGTGTGTCACCAATCTTAAGAACATCTTCATCATGATCGATTATTAATACTTTTATCATCGATGTCAACATGAACAATATTCAGTGTCATGACGCATGTACCATCTTTTTCGCCTTTGCTTTTGTTCACTTCCATTACGACCGTTTACTACTTAACagttagacccgtagcccgaaagggttacgggtcaatagcccatgaggcgaagcccaATGGGCTATTGaaccgtggcccttgagggcgaagggtctaaatgttttagtatcacccaactagtcggacagaaaaaagcaataataaattcagcaaaaaaaaaatatttatttgggaataaaacgaaataaataggtttacaaaactggcgaacttcgctactcgatgactattactaatagatctatagtagcgtagccaatcaaaatgcaggatttgtattagtccactagttgagtGATACTAAACTTTTTTAAccttggttgaatgaggaaagttgtcattttatttaatttttctgtttctGATGTTCCTCTTATCATAATAGGCGAATTCAATAGAGAGCAAATGGATGGTACTGAAACATCCATGCGCGTAAAGAGGGTTGTTAAACATCCGTTATATGATGTCACCAGAAGTGGGTTTGCTCATAATATCGCCCTACTAGAATTAGAGACTCCCGTGAAGCTTAACGACCACATCCGAATGGTAAGTCAAATTAATATAAcataaaaagtttttttccGTTACTTCTTACTAGAGTTAGTCAATGTTACCTAATAACAGGACAAGTATTAGTTTTTACTATTTTTTGTCCATTTGTTTATTCATATCTTTATTTTGTTGCTAAGCACGTTGCGTTTTGTAACTGCAATTAGCTTGCAATACGTCATTGCTttcttgcatctcctcaaaacATTGCAGGCAATTGACATATCCTCGGAGGTAGAAGTAATGAATAATGAAAGCGGGATTAAATAAAGaatgaataataaatttttGGGTTTGAAAAATCAGGAATAATGGATAACACGCGTACGGCCATGTCagtggaataatgaataacacaGCTCCCTTAAGCGATTATAAGTAATGAATAACCATTAACATAATGAATAATTGCGAGAAACACCCAAAGCATAATGAGTAACCGAGGTCATATTATTCAGCCTCTGCCCTCGAATATCCAGATCACTTGCAGGAGTCAGTGTAATTCCCgaaattcttttatttttactcAACAGATTTCAATCGCgacagatcctgataaaattcttgttgttattgttgttttattttctttttttcccccaAAAGGCGTGCGTACCCAAACGCAAGAGAGACAAAATCTTGGAAAGTCCCCTACAATATGGCACAGTAGCCGGTTGGGGATCAACTAAACCAATCTCGATCGGTGAACGAACAGGACCACTATCAGCAAAACTTAGACAAGTCACTGTTCCCATAATACCCGACAAAGAATGCAAGCAGGCCACAATCTATTCGTACAGAAAAGAAGATACTCTTTGCGCTGGCTTTAAACGGAAACCAAAAGATCCCTGTTTTGGAGACATTGGAAGTCCTCTCGTTATGCAGAACCCCCGTTCTGGGCGATGGACAGTAATAGGGCTTTTCGGTTGGAGTGAAGGATGCGGTCAACCAAGAAAATATGCTTACTATACAAGAGTATCTAAATACAGAAAGTGGATCAATTCCGTCGTAAAAGGCCGTCAATAATTTCATTTGACCATAGCAAACATCACTAAAATTGCGTAGTGTGTTGTTTACCATCTGTGATTCCTGTCGTTTTAAGAAAATCAATACACTAAAAGTGGTCGTTTACGACTGAGATAAATGCCGTGTCGCAAAGCTCAgtctctttctttgttttactacaCATCTTAGTTTTTCATTGGCCAGAAATTAAAGGTAAACAGAAATGACTGCCATTAGTTTCTTGATGAAACATATCTACCACTTAAATGtcttcaatttttaatttgtttttagcGATGCACGTATATTTATGCAAATGAACATTAAAGGcaagggattttttttttttttcatattcctTTCGTTTTTCTGTTATATTATATTAAATCCTTCCACGGCCTGTGAAAAGTATCTGTCACAGACCGTCAGCAAAAATAAAGGTCGAAGCTGGGTCGGGTTAGCTGTAAGGCAATcattgcatgcgcatgctcaaatgcCGTTATTAAACAAATGCAGCACTATGTAACGTAAACTATGCATCATGCATCATTGATCACATATATGCAGAACGAAAAGAAAGACGAGGAATCCATTTTTCTTGAACTGAAGAACTTAAAAACTACTTATGTTATTGAAACAATATGAACTCAATAAATTCCATTTTGCTTTCTATGAAAGCGTTTACAGAACTGCCTGTCTTGTTTATTATTGCCTTTATATTCAATACTCTCTACTGTGCAGTTTCTCCGACTCGCAAACGAAAGACAGTGTTAGCGTCTCCTTTCGAGTTATCTAACACCCTTTTGATTGTATGTTATAGTCATACATATATTATCTTCTTTTAAGTCCCCCATCTCTATTTTGATTCACTGATTAAACTCGAAACGACGCATTACCAAACAGAAGCTCTCTCCCCACTCAACTACTAGTGTACTTTGGATATATCTAGTAAGCTGTGAATTGCAAGTACAAAGAGATAGGCTTTGATCTACGATGGGGTTTTTCTCCACTTTCAGTTAAGAAACAGatgtttttttccagtttgCAATCACACTCAGGCACGGTAGGTTACAATGTTACATTTTCATGCGGGAATAATTACTTTATTTTTCTGCTTTCACAGATCCATAAATTCCACACAGGCAATGAATTGGATAAAGATCACCAAGCTGTTCAACATTTGTTCATCAGATTTCTTGAATCTACAGTAGttagaaatgataaaaaatcttgcttgtaagatttttttttctatcacgACCCCATAAGCTGCATAGCTTTGATTATCATCGTGCTAGAATAAAGGCTGTCAAAAGCCAAACCTTAACCCGCCAAAAAGGATCGAAAAGTCCTTCCTATAGAAGAATTAATATTTTCGCTTTGTACTGCAAAACATACGCGAAACTGGTGCAGTACTCTACCGCCATGTTTTTGCTGCGATGTGGTTTTTACGTCAACGTAATGTTCGGAATTATGAGGTCAAAGATTGCTTTATATAGTCCGGAAGTTATTGACGACGCCTCTAACACTTGTCCCTCTCCCCTTGTAGAGTATGTTCCTTTCCGGGGAGGTGGGTTCTCATGTCACAATTTTTCACCCAGTAGCCCAGATTAAAATAAATGATACTCACACCTACCTCATTAAGTTCTCTGTATGAAGAGGAAAAAAGGGATCGTCACGTCTGGAAACCATCCAGAACTTAGCAACACACCTTGAGcattttcaagatttttacTGACTGATATCATGTCCCTATGGATTTGCGTTCCAGCTCTGCGCGATCGAATTTCTGTTGTGTCGATAGTAGAGTCTTGAACAAGGCGTCACAAATATTATTTGTTGAATCTTCATTTTAGCAGCCTTTGTCAATGAGAATGTGGAAAAGAGCTCTCACATTTGCGGTGTTGGTATTTATATGTCCGAATATTGAGTGTAAGAGGAAGACGGACGGTGAGAATTCGTTTAAATATATCATTAGCGACATTTGTTCCATCACGTAAGactattttcaaacatttcctCTTTCTGTTTTAGATTCGAAGAAATCAGTGGATTGCCGTCGAACAAATAAATCTGCTTTCAGGTTTTGCACAAAAGCCTGTAAATCTCATAACGATTGCAAAAAGAATCAGAGATGTTTGTGCGATGGAGACTGTGGGATGGCTTGCGTTCGGAACAGTAAGTAAATCAGGAAAGTATATCCTTTGTGCTATTTTGCTGCGCCACTCACTCATCATTTTCTGAAGACGAATACGAGGCACTCGTTTTAGAAATTCCTGACTGTCGAACGAGGAGCAAAACGTCGGTAAATTTCCAGCCCTTCTGAGAACTCCTGAGCGAAGCATTAAGACTTTAGAGTGATAACCCGAACTCAAACAAAATTTGAACGGCACTTCATACTTGATAACCGGATGTCAAACGTAAGCTGATCCAACAGAGGTTGTCTACGGTAGGTGCCGTAGAACTCATGTCGACTTTCTTCCCATTTCTTTAGCTGGAGGTTTGGTCTGGTCGAGACAAACGTATTTAAGAAGTGGTAGGAATGCATGTGAGAAACAACCAGAAGTGCAGCCGGTAGCCCACTAGGAGCCGACGCATTTTCTCAGTCGGCATTAAAAGCTAAGACGTGAGATAGTTGCTCAGCCTTGAGCTGAAACTACTTCCATCTCTTGACTCGTGTCCTTGGCAGGAAGAATGCGTTACTTCCAACTTTTGTCTGGGGGAAAGTTAAAGTAAAAATCCATCGCTACGTGGCTCCAAAACGTGGTCGAAAGATATACTTCTAAACAcgttttaacaataataataatctttagaCAGAGTGCGTTCTCACAGGAGTGGTTTTCAGAACGGCCctgtataaaataaataaatacatatgaataaaatcaaacaattaaaGACCTTATAATTACAatatatgagaaaaaaatagGTACATACTATAAATAAAAGTTATAATCTAGAAATACAACAAGATACTATGATAAAAGCTGCACTTTCtttttaaacaataaaatcgATTCAGTTCTCTGAATCTCTTGGTTAAGATTTTTAAAGTCTTTTGTTACCTGGTATGTCAGTTTTTGCTTTCCCCAGTTTGTTTTGGGAGCTAGAAGATACAGTTTGTTACACTGGCGTGTATCATAATTATGAGAGGCAGTATTATGCTCAAGATTAAAATCAAAGTCAATGATGTCATTCAAGcaccttaaaaataaaaacacatcGATGCATGTGTCGTCTTTCGTCTAAGCCCACCCTTTTTAAGATCTCAAGAGCATTTGTCGCGAAAGAATATTTAGCCTTGTCAAGAATGATTTTAGCTGCcttgttttgttgaatttgaagATCGTTCATTAAggtagcatttttttttgttccccCAAATAATGTCACCGTAGTCAAAAAGAGGAAGTGTTACAGAATGATAAAGTGACAACCGAGCGTGTAGTGGTAGAAGGTGCTTGATTCTTCTGACAAGTCCAAGTTGCTGGTTTGTATTGCTCATGATGTTTTTAACGTGACAGGACAGATCGTCTCTCAATATTACACCCAGGTACTTGAAGGAGATAGCTTCCTCAAGCGAACTGTCGTTTATGCAGATGGCGATAGTACCTAACGACTTCAGACGGCGTTTACGCCCACATAGTAGAAATCTTGATTTAAAACAGTTAAGAGTAAGAAGATTTGACTGTAGCCAAAGCGAAGCAGATTCAAGATCCTTGTTTAGAAAGGTCTGTACGTCCTGAGTTGATTTGGCAGAATAATAAATTAACGTATATTCAGCGTAGATAATGATCTTGCAATACTTGAGACAACGAGGTAGATCATTGGCGTATATGATGAACAGAAGTGGTCCAAGTATGCTTCCTTGTGCCACCCCGACTGTGACTGTGACAGTTGCCGATTGAGGTGACCTGTTCACGATCAGAGAGATAGGATTTAAACCAGTCCATTGAATTGCTATTTAGACCTAAACAATGTAGTTTCTTTGGCAAAATCTGATGGTCGACCGTGTCAAACGCTTTACTAAGATCAAGAAACACAGCGCCTGTAATAAAACCATTGTCCATTTTATCCAGGATGTTTTCAGTTAGATGAGCGAGGGCTACGTCAGTTGAGAGGTTTAGACGAAAACCAAACTTTTCGGGGGCCAGTAGGTTGTTCTCCTTGAGGAAGGTATACAGCTGGTGGTGAACAGCTTTCTCAATGATCTTGCTTAAAACTGGTGAGATTGTAATTGGTATGCTCTATCGATCGCAGCGGATAAAATCTCTTTGAAAGGACAAGCAGCAACGCACGCGCAAACAGTAAGCTGTAGATGTCTTAAGTTGGCAATATGTCAAAACTCTGGTTTCAGGGCGCATCTTTCTCAAAAAACTGAGACCCAATTGAGAACTTTACAGCCGTTAATATAAGTTTATTGTTTCCAATCGTGCAGCCAAACATATTCCAGTTCTAAGTACTTTCCAGGTTTTAATGATATCAcaaaacaatagctttttttaCGTGTCACGTCACTTACTGTGACTGAAATGCGCCATTTTGTACCGTAATTTCATCGATTTATTTTCCATCATTTCTTTGTGCGTTTAGATTTAAAGTGCAATGAGCTTAAGAAGACGAAGAACATGATAGCCAAAGTTAGTAATGGCCGTTCCTTTGGCAGCGTGATCACCTATTCGTGTCCTTCACCCTACACACTGCGCGGTCCATCCAAGCGAAGCTGCAGAGCCATAGGAGAATGGGATGGAAGAAAGACTCGATGCAGTGAGTGTGTTATAATTATGATTCCCCTTATCCCACGACAGTCAATTAATTTGCTCAAAAATGTCCATAAGCAAACCAGCAGAGTCAAAGAAATTGTGCATACGGAAACCTGAGTAGACATCAATTTAACAGCCCAATAGATCTCTTCACTTGTGTTTGAGTGACTATGCAGTAAATGAACAACTGAGAATTTCTGACTCCGCTTAACAACTCAATCAAAATGACATCATGCTCGTTTAAGGGTGATTGCTCATAGCAATCCTCTCCCCGCATGATATCGTTGTCGCACTCTGTTCGGTTGCTTTGCAATGGGACGTTATTTAACCTCTAAGTTACATGCATGCCGACATTGAAGAACCAATCTCCGACAGTTTTCTCTCTTGCCGTCAGTGCACCTTTC
This genomic interval carries:
- the LOC136888017 gene encoding coagulation factor IX-like: MTVQCSIFQIFIGFLLMTTTQISGVEMTLPKVHPTKCVNPGIPKSGFRVGEVFSYGATVEYFCNPGFRITAGNRLRRCQKNEKWTGSLPICEDINECIQYRAYGMSDFTNNIRADLGNLCHVKATCYNTIGSFHCKCNSGYYGDGKYCVSKKYKMAKALFRSKTKISAYTCGTLGDTNSGNSTRIRRIVGGKVSSHGSWPWVVAISYNNKRRGSYLFNGALIKPGWVLTVANVLPGASKLQVVLGEFNREQMDGTETSMRVKRVVKHPLYDVTRSGFAHNIALLELETPVKLNDHIRMACVPKRKRDKILESPLQYGTVAGWGSTKPISIGERTGPLSAKLRQVTVPIIPDKECKQATIYSYRKEDTLCAGFKRKPKDPCFGDIGSPLVMQNPRSGRWTVIGLFGWSEGCGQPRKYAYYTRVSKYRKWINSVVKGRQ